The Desulfitobacterium chlororespirans DSM 11544 sequence CTAAAATTGTTTTCTGAAAGAGGCTATGATGGAGTTGGTATCCGTGACATATCAAAAGAAATCGGAATACGGGAGAGCGCCCTTTACAAGCATTATAGCGGAAAGCAAGATATTTTTGACTCAATTCTCAAAGACATTGAGCGCCGTTACCAAGAGGAAGTTGCTACTTTTATTCCCCCTGAAAGCATGGCCAATACTCTCTCAGGAGAAAGTGATGTAAGAGAGGAATTATTTCGTATTAGCGTTACCATGTTTCAGTTCTATCTCAAAACAGAGTATGGTTCGCAACTGCGTAGAATGTTGACAATGGAACAGTATAGAACTTCGGAGGCAAGCAAGTTTTTTAGGGAATTGATAATAGACAAGGGCTTGGATTATATATCAGGCGTGTTTACTAATTTAATAAATGAGGGAGTTTATGTTGATGCTGACCCAATGGTAATGGCCTTGCAGTTTTATTCACCTTTGTATTTGCTGTTATCAAAATACGACAATCAGCCCGAAAAATATGAAGAAGCTTTATCTTTTTTACAAAGACATATGACGATATTCAATAAAATCTATTTAAGGAGCGATAAACTATGAAAGGAATTGGAATATTGGCAGCAGAGTGGTTTATAACCAGCCTGATTGTTTATGCAGGACTATCTGGCAAGCAAATATTATTCATTAATGGGCCGAGATCGGCTGTTATTACTTTAGGCGCAATCGGATTTGCAATGTGCATGATTATGCCAACAATCGGCAAATTTATCAGCAATGCACCTGCTCACCCGCTCACCATCATGGGGTACATCTTTGGGATAATCCCATTACTTACAACAGCAATACAACTATTCAAATGGAAAATCCCCATCCTTTATGACCCCAAAGTTGCGCTTTTTGTAGTTGCTGGCAGCATTGTCATAAAGTCGATTATTGGTAGATTGCACTATTGATAGTTAAATAAATAGCTGAAAAAGAGAGCGTTTTATGAATATTGAAGTGCGTTATTATTCAAAATCAGGTAATACAAAGAAAATTGCAAATGCTATTGCTAAACAAGTAGGGGTATCCGCAAAGTCAATTCATGATCCGCTACAAGGCAAAGTTGCTCCTGTTGTCCCTGCCCCTCCATTCTGATCTAAAGGATCAAGCTCTGCGGCAGCACATGATGAGCTGCGATCAAATTTCCCTCGTTATCTTTCCCCAAGCCGAAATCTCAACATTTTCCAAACTGGTGGCAAATTGAAACTGAAACGCATCAAAATTGGCTGAATAGTTCCAAAACATACGCTGTAGTAGCGGTTCCAGATACATAAGATTCAGATATTTGTACAGAAGCAGCTGCGGAATCATCATTTACTACTCTGACAGTAAGCACAGTAGTTGCTCTTATTCCGGAAACGGGTGGATTTTCAATCAATCCCGTGGTTAATAGCGCCATGAATTTTATCTCCTCTTTTTTCAAGCCTACAATCCCATATAATTGGAAAGTATAGAGCGCAAGCTTATGCTTTCTGACAGTGCAAAAAAACGCCGGCATTTTTGCCGGCGCCCTCTAAAACTCACATTCCAACTTCCTGAAATCGCTTTTACCTGCTCCCTCATTACGATACCATTTCATCGCCCTTAACAACGGGCGTCTCCTTTTCCCCCACTGCTTCGCTGCCCCGCACTGCTCCTTTATCGCATTTGTTGCCCCAGGCATCGATCAGCTCTTCATTCCTGTAAACACAAATGACTTCACAGTTATTGGGGCATCCCTGGCATTCCACACCCCGGGTATCAAAATGCATCTCCGTCATGCTGAAGTTGAAATCCTGCTCCTGGCCGGAGCTTTTGGCCAGCAAGGCCGCGCCTAAGGCTCCCATCAAATGAGCATGAGGGTCCACATGGATGGTTTCGCCGGTTGCTTCCTCAAAGGCTTTGATCACTCCGACATTTTTGCTGACGCCCCCCTGGAAGACGATGGGGGCTTTGGTGCGTTTGCCTTTGCCCACATTATTCAGGTAATTGGCCACTACAGCATGGCACAATCCGGCCACGATATCCTCTTTTTTATGGCCGATCTGAGCCTTGTGCACCATATCCGACTCGGCAAAAACCGTACATCTGGCCGCTATTTTGGTGGGGTTCTGGGAACGTAGGGCCATTTCGCCGAATTCTTCCACTTCCATCCCCAGCCGCTTGGCCTGGGAGGACAGGAAGGAGCCTGTGCCGGCGGCACACAAGGTATTCATGGCATAATCCACCACAATCCCGTCTTCCACCAGAATAATCTTGGAATCCTGACCACCTATTTCAAAAATAGTCCGGACATCGGGGTAGACGGACAGGGTTCCCACGGCATGGGCCGTGATTTCATTTTTGACTACCTGGGCATTGAGAAGAGCGCCGATCAAACGCCTGGCCGAACCGGTGGTGCCCACGGCCTTAACTTCAATACCCTGACTGACATGACTGACATGATTGCTGTTATTGTTGTTATTGTTGTCGTTATCGCCATTACTGCTGATATCATTGCTGAAATCATCATTGCCGTCAGCCTCTTTAATACAATCAATACCGTCGATCTGAGCTTTAAGATCGGCAATTACTGCCTTGACGGCCTCCACGGGATTCCCTTCCGTCCACAAATATTTCTCGGCCAGAATCCTGTTGTTCTGGTCGATGATCACACCTTTAGTGGAAATGGAGCCGCTGTCCACTCCTAAATAACATTTTGCCATGTGTTCCCTTCCCTTCTCATCATCAGCATGTCATGAAACGCTTCCAAACGCGTGAGCACCCCGGTTTCGGAAGTCTGAGCATCGAAACTGAAATACAGTATGGGCATTTTGTAATCATTGCTGATATTCTGCATCATGGGCATGGAATTGACTTCCGGCGTACATCCGAAAGGTTTAACATGGATGACCCCGTCATAGCCGGCTTCAGCCAGTATTTTCGCCCGGGCCACACTATCTGTGCCATCGGCGCCGATTTCATACTCCAGATAGTTTCCTGCCAACTTCAGCAAGTCACTGGATTTAGGATGATGGCGCAGCAAATAAGATACAGTGATGAAGCGGGTGACCTGGATGCCCTTTTTCGCCAGCTCCTTTTCGATGAAACAGCTGCTGAACGGTTCCATGAGGGTATAGAGCTCTCCGACGATCCCCACTCTGAGAGGATTTTCCGGTTTATTGACTTCCAGTTGGCGGAACAGGGCATCGTATTTTCGATGGAGTTTGTCCAGGCTTCGGAAGCCTTCCACAGCGGGAAGCTCCCGGAGAAATTCTTTTTGCAGCAGCTCAAAGCTGCCCTCCCGGACGGCAAAGCCGATGTTGCTCCTGATCATGTGATCCAGGGAGTCCATGGCCTCGATCATTTTAAAGGTCAGCTGAAAGTAGTAGGCGAATCGGGCAAAGGACAGTTGAGGGTTCAAGCGCTTAAAGCGGCTGAAAAAGGCTATCGGATTGACTTTTTCGTTGTCGATCAGGCTGATGAACTCAAAATCATAGCCTAGATCTCTCAAGATCTGTTCCTGAATTTCCCCATAATACCCGAACCGGCAGCCCCCACCGGACTGGACCAGGATATTCGCTCCTTGTTCCAGGGCTTCCAGGTAGTTGCCCAGGTTATATTTAAAGGGTACACAAACAAAATCCGGGCTGTATTTCGAGCCCAGTTCCAAGGTTTTTTTGGTAATGGGGGGCGGGGTAAAGACCTGAATATTATCCAGAACGTGTCTGAGCAGAAATTCGATGGCCACATGGTAATTTCCCATATGGGGAAAACTCATGATCTTTTCCTGGCTAGCCAATTTGCGCTTCCCTCCCGGTCTTTTTCCTTTCCATGATGATATCCACAAAGCTTTCAATTCTGGTCTGCAAGCCTGCTTCTCCCTGCAGTTCATCCACGATGATATTAGCCATAGGAACGCCTTTTATTTTTCTCAGGCATAATTCATTGACCAGGGAATCGGGACCACAGGGGAAGGTGGAAATGAAGATGATTCCATCGATGTTCTTCTGATAATGATCAATGGCCCCAATGAGTTCTTTGTTGAAAATCCAATAGAGGGTGTCCGAGATGAGCCTTGACTTGAGGGCGGTTTGCTTCTTGTCGGCGGCATCGGCATAAACAGGCACAATACCCAGGCTTTCCAGATGCTTGACAACCGGATAGCCCACTACCTTGTCATAGGTGTTGTAATCATGGGCGATAATGAGTATTTTCAGCTTGTCTTTGACCAGGATAAGACTCTCCTGCTTTTCGGCCAACAGCAGTTCTTTCTGCTTTTGCAGCCTTTTCCCTTTAAGATAGGCTCTTAATACCAGGACGGGGTTTTTGCCCAATTCCCTGCCCATCTTCATAAAGCCTTTGAATTCACTTTCTTGATTAGCCATATCGACGTTGTAGCTGAGCAGATTTACTTCTTTAAAGGTATTTTTGACGATATCGTAGAGGGCGTTGAACTTGGTGCATACTTCTTCTTTTCTGCCGAAACCGACGATCCTGGGTACTAAGATAAAGTCTGCTTTTCCTCTCAGGTAAGCAAGATGGCCCATATAAATCTTGGCGGAAAGGCAGCTTTCGTCGATGGAGGAATCAATGCCGTCTTTCAAAATCTTCTTATTGGTTTCCGGACTTAAGATGACCTGGCAATTCAATTCCGTAAAAAAGGTTTGCCATAGGTATTGATATTTAAAGTAGAGAAAAGCCCGGGGAATTCCTATGGTGATTTTATCTTTCAATAGTACGTCACTTCTTTCCTGGAGGTTTCCTTGAACGGGAGCGGGCCGCCAAGGGGGATAGATAACGATGGCAGCATAATTGCCAACCCTCTGGTAATTCTAACCACTTATGCCCAACTTCATAAGTCGTAAATCAATGGACAATCCTTCCCCTAAATAATCCCTTGCCGTTAGCGGCCGGCACAGGTTTCCAATTGGTTGGTTTTCACAACATTGTATTGCATTTGTACATATAATGTAATATGCTGAATATACTATAGTGAGGTGATTTCAGATGGCAAAGAGTTCAAGCCTGTATATCCGCATTGACCCAAAAATTAAAGCCGAGGTAGAGGAGATTTACGCACGATATGGCATGAGCATTACCGACGCCATAAATGTTTTCCTTTACCAGTCCCGCAACATCAATGGGCTTCCTTTCGATTTGCGCCCGTCCGCACAGGAAGCGCGTGCTCCTTTATCCCCAAGCATGAAGGGTGCCTTGAGAAAATACGCCGACCCTGCCTTAAGAGCGAAAGAAGAAGGCGCGTGGGAAAGGGCGGCGGAAAAGCATGAAGGTATTTGATACCAACGCCGTTCTGCGTTATATTTTGCAGGATGATGAGAAAATGGCGGATGTGGTTGAGGATCATCTTAAACAGGGTGACTCCTTTATTCCTACGGAGGTAATCGCGGAAGTAGTATATGTCCTAAATGGAGTGTATCAGGTACCCCGCCAGGAAATTACGGCGGTTATTTCAGGCGTCTTGATGGAAGATGTATCAGTGACCAATGCCGCAGTGATCATAAAGGGACTCGAAACCTTTGCGACAACCACGCTCGATTTTGTAGATTGCCTTATGATTGGATATCAGTATGACGGTAATATTGTTTTTACTTTTGACAAGAAGC is a genomic window containing:
- a CDS encoding TetR/AcrR family transcriptional regulator; this translates as MPKNETRDTKEVILSVALKLFSERGYDGVGIRDISKEIGIRESALYKHYSGKQDIFDSILKDIERRYQEEVATFIPPESMANTLSGESDVREELFRISVTMFQFYLKTEYGSQLRRMLTMEQYRTSEASKFFRELIIDKGLDYISGVFTNLINEGVYVDADPMVMALQFYSPLYLLLSKYDNQPEKYEEALSFLQRHMTIFNKIYLRSDKL
- a CDS encoding flavodoxin family protein, giving the protein MNIEVRYYSKSGNTKKIANAIAKQVGVSAKSIHDPLQGKVAPVVPAPPF
- a CDS encoding acyl-CoA dehydratase activase, which gives rise to MAKCYLGVDSGSISTKGVIIDQNNRILAEKYLWTEGNPVEAVKAVIADLKAQIDGIDCIKEADGNDDFSNDISSNGDNDNNNNNNSNHVSHVSQGIEVKAVGTTGSARRLIGALLNAQVVKNEITAHAVGTLSVYPDVRTIFEIGGQDSKIILVEDGIVVDYAMNTLCAAGTGSFLSSQAKRLGMEVEEFGEMALRSQNPTKIAARCTVFAESDMVHKAQIGHKKEDIVAGLCHAVVANYLNNVGKGKRTKAPIVFQGGVSKNVGVIKAFEEATGETIHVDPHAHLMGALGAALLAKSSGQEQDFNFSMTEMHFDTRGVECQGCPNNCEVICVYRNEELIDAWGNKCDKGAVRGSEAVGEKETPVVKGDEMVS
- a CDS encoding acyl-CoA dehydratase activase-related protein is translated as MKDKITIGIPRAFLYFKYQYLWQTFFTELNCQVILSPETNKKILKDGIDSSIDESCLSAKIYMGHLAYLRGKADFILVPRIVGFGRKEEVCTKFNALYDIVKNTFKEVNLLSYNVDMANQESEFKGFMKMGRELGKNPVLVLRAYLKGKRLQKQKELLLAEKQESLILVKDKLKILIIAHDYNTYDKVVGYPVVKHLESLGIVPVYADAADKKQTALKSRLISDTLYWIFNKELIGAIDHYQKNIDGIIFISTFPCGPDSLVNELCLRKIKGVPMANIIVDELQGEAGLQTRIESFVDIIMERKKTGREAQIG
- a CDS encoding type II toxin-antitoxin system RelB/DinJ family antitoxin: MAKSSSLYIRIDPKIKAEVEEIYARYGMSITDAINVFLYQSRNINGLPFDLRPSAQEARAPLSPSMKGALRKYADPALRAKEEGAWERAAEKHEGI
- a CDS encoding PIN domain-containing protein gives rise to the protein MKVFDTNAVLRYILQDDEKMADVVEDHLKQGDSFIPTEVIAEVVYVLNGVYQVPRQEITAVISGVLMEDVSVTNAAVIIKGLETFATTTLDFVDCLMIGYQYDGNIVFTFDKKLKKMLEKLSAG